TCACTTCGGCCTTCGATCCTGCGGAGAGAGGTTTGCTTGCCGCCGTGGGTATCGATTGCCAGCAAGACCTGGTGTCCGCCCACGACCAGCCCCAGTTCGACGTCGCTGCCCTCCAGCCGCTCGACGACCGCCGTCAACACGTACTCCTCCGGCACGCGCGTCGAAATCTGCAGGGTCGCTTCGCCTTCGATCAACTGGTTGAGGAGTTCGTCGTTCGTGAATTGCCAGTTCCCTTTGACTGCGTCGCGTGCTGGGTCGATAAGCTTCAGCAGATCGATGGGCGGGGCGGCCGCCGGCAGATTCGCCTGCGATACCTCGCTGTCCGCGGCCGTTGGTGCAGCGGAGTCTTCGACCATCGGCTTTGGCGGTTCGATCGCTGTGGTCGTCGGCGGGGGTGGCTGGCGGTCGCTTTCCCGCCCCTTGGTCGTGTCCGCCATTTCGGTTACGGTCGATTCTGGCTTGGCGGCCGCGTTGATTGGCGGTGCGGACGGCTGCTCGACGCTGGAGCGCAGCTTGTAGACAACCGCCGCCAGGGCCAGCACTGCGACACCGACGCCGATCCACGACGTGTGCCGGCGAAAGCGCCGTCGGCCGCGGCGCAGCGCCACGGGTGCTGTCACGTGGCCATCGAATTGCGGCAGCTCGGGTTCAGCGGCGCGCGGAGTCGCGACCGGCACTCCCCTGCCCTGCCCCGCCACGGGAACGGCCACGGCCATCGCCACCGGCGCCGGCTGCGGCAACCTTTGCGGCGCGGCAGCCGGCGCAGTGGCCGGGGAACCGGCTGGCGCCCCCCTGCCCTGCCCTGCTCCGTCGGCACGGGCCGTTGATGCAGCGAGTTTTGCCCGAAGCTGCTCGTCGTAGACGGCTTTTTTCTGGGCATTGAGCAGCGTCAACCGGGCGGTCGCCAGTTCATTGAGCAGCGTTTGCGACAGTGCCGAATGCCGCCCCGTTTGAAAGGTGCGCACATGGGCCATTTGCCGATCGGCCGCGCCGGCGATGGTGTCGGCATCGTCTTCGAACAGTCCGACGCCCAGCAGCCGATAGTGGTTGGGCGGCTGTTCGGCCGGCGGAATGCCCAGCCATTTGCGATAAGGATCGAAGACGTCCGGCATGCTCATCTTGTGTTCCGGCAGCGGGCCCCGCACGAGCTTTGATTATCGGCGCGGTCCCCCCGTGCGGCAACCTCTGCCCGACCGGGGACCGGCGAACGTTGCCTCGGTCTGGCCGAGCGCTTAAAATCAGGGGCCGACATTTGCGGACCACGGATTAACGACAAGGCTGAGCTAACTATGACCGCCCCTGCACATCGTTATTGCGACGGCGTCACGCGCCGCTCGTTTTTGCGCGTCGGCGGACTGGCCGTGGGCGGGCTGAGCCTCGTCGATGTGCTGCGGGCGGAGGAAGCCTCGCGGAACCGGCAATCGCACAAGGCCATCATTATGGTCTACCTGTCGGGCGGACTTTCGCACCACGACTCCTTCGACATGAAGCCCGACGCGCCCGCCGAAGTGCGCGGCGAATTCAAGCCCATCGCCACCAATGTGCCGGGCGTCGAAATCTGCGAGCTGCTGCCGAAAACCGCCGCCATGCTCGACAAGTTCGCCGTCGTCCGCTCCATCGTGGGCCTGCGAGACGAGCATTCGAGCTATCAGACGCTCACGGGTTATCTGATGAACGACGCACGGCGCGACGGCCGGCCGCACGTCGGTTCGGCCATTTCGCGGCTCCAGGGATCGGTCGACGGCACCGTGCCGCCTTTCGTCGATCTCTTTCCCACCATGCAGCACCGGCCCTACAACAGCCCCGGTCCCGGCACGCTGGGCCATGCGTTCGCCGGCGTGCGGGCCGACGGCGAAGACGTAGCCAATATGAAGCCGCGCTCCGTGACCCTCGACCAGCTCTCCGGCCGGCATCGCTTGCTCGCCGACTTCGACCGCTGGCGAGCGTCGGTCGACAGCTTGGAAGTGGCGGAGATGGAGACCGCCTATCAACGCGCGTTCGACGTGCTCACCTCCAGCAAGCTGGTGGAGGCGATGGACGTCGAGCGCGAAGAGGTTGCGGTGCGCGATCGCTATGGCCGTGGCTCGTCCAAGCACCAGGGCGACGGGGCGCCGTTGTGGAACGACCAGCTCTTGATGGCCCGGCGGCTGGTCGAAGCGGGCGTCCGCTGCGTGACGGTGGCCTATGGCTTTTGGGACACGCACGGCAACAATTTTTCGCACCTGCGGCAAAACCTGCCCCAGTTCGATCAAGGCATCTCGGCGTTGGTCGACGATCTGCACCAGCGCGGACTCGATCGCGACGTAACGGTGCTCGTGTGGGGCGAATTCGGCCGCACGCCCAAGATCAACAAGCAAGCGGGCCGCGACCATTGGCCGGCGGTCAACGGCGCCCTGTTCGCCGGCGGCGGCCTACGCACCGGGCAAGCGATCGGCTCGACCGACAAGCTGGGCGCCTACGCCGCCCGGCGTCCGGTCCACTTTCACGACGTGCTGGCCACCGCCTATCGCTCGCTGGGCATCGGTCCCCACACCTTCATCAAAGACATGACCGATCGTCCCGTGCCGCTGCTCCCCTCGCAGGCGCAGCCGATTGGCGAGCTGTTTATCGGCGGCGCGTGAGGACGATCAGCAGACAAACGGCGATGGCGATGAACAGCAGGTAGAACAGCCAGTTCTCGCGACGCCGCAGGGCCGGAACGACGGCGATGGCCGCCGAAATCGCCGCCACCAAGAGAATCACGGCGCCGAGCAGGCCCTGCCACCAAACGGCGGAGAGCAACAACGCGAACGCCAGCAGAACGACCGCCAGTTGCGGCCCGAGCGGAACGCGCGGCCGACGAACGGGCGATTCATGTTCCATCGCGGCCGCCGGAGGCTAATCCCTGAGCGGCTCGCAGACCAGGCAACCCAGGCTGGCCCCCATCGAGGCGAAGGCGATCACGCCAAAATAATTCATCATCGGCAGGTGCGGCGACTGCAAACGGTACACGACCAGACCGAGCAACAGTCCGCTGGCGGCGAACAACACGACCAACAGGCCATTGCGAGAAAACATCATTCCTATCTCAGGGTTCGACCGTTATCTTGGTTCTTTGCACGTTATGGCGAAGCTCCACGCGAGTCAAGTGCCGGAATCCGCCAAATGCGATCTCGATAATGGGTGGCCGCCGTGTTCCTCTCGCGCATCAATTATTACCCTTTCAAATCGCTCGACGGCCAGGCGGTCGAGTGTACACGGCTGCTGGCCTGCGGAGCGCTGGAACACGACCGGCGGTTCGTGATTTTCGATACGGCGGGAAAGCTGATCAACGGCAAGCAGACCGCGGCCGTTCATCGACTCTGCTGCGAATTCGATCCCGTCCGGCGGTCCGTCGTGCTGCGCGAGCGGCCGGCCGGCAGGGCCGCGAGTTTTCAGATCGACCGCCAGCGGCAGGAGTTGGAGGCGTGGCTCGGCGAGTTTTTCGACCTCGGCGGGCCGGCGCGAATCGAAGAGCATGCCCAAGGAGGCTTGCCCGACGATCTCGCTGCGCCGGGCCCGACCGCGATCGCCGAAGCGACGCTGTACGAGGTCGCCTCTTGGTTTCCCGGCATGACGGTGGAGGAAGTGCGTGCGCGGTTCCGGCCCAATCTCGAAATCGGCGGTGTGCCGGCGTTCTTCGAAGATCAGCTCTCGGCCTCGGCCGACGAGGTCGTCGACTTTGCGATCGGCGAAGCGCGTTTGTCGGGCACGAACCCCTGCCAGCGCTGCGTGGTGCCGAGCCGCTGGAGCTTGACGGGCGAAGTCGGCCCGGCGCGCGACTTCGCCAAGACCTTTGCCGAGCTGCGCCGGCAAACGTTGCCGCCGTGGGCCGACACCAGCCGCTTCGACCATTTTTATCGGTTGGCCGTCAATACCCGGTCGGCGGACGGACGCGCATGCGCGATACGGGTCGGCGACGAAGTGCGTGTCATCAGCCGCCCCCACGGCGTAGTGCTCTAGCGGCCCTTGGCTTCGAGGGCGAGCCCCGTGCGCCTGCCCAAGTACTCGGACGGCGACGAACACCGCCGATCTGCTGGCGCGGTTCGAGCTGCCGACGTACAACTTCGAGACGCACGTGCCCGCGTATTTGACCAAGGCCCGCGTGCTGGAGGCGTTCTGCGTCTTTCGCGATTTCATCACCGAAGACCGTCTTTACGCCCCGGCCGACCTGGCCGCCATCCGCGCTCATTGCGCCGGCAAGAAGTTTTTGAGCTTCGACGAGTCGGGCTTCACCGCCGACATGCGGCGGCACCTCGACGAACTGTTTCCCCAGCCCTCGATTTACGAAAGCCCGCATTGGACGGGCAATTCCCCGGAGCAGCGCGGCACGCCGCGGCTTGCACCCTGCCGCGGGAGCGTCGGCAACAGCGGAGCGAGCGTTCGTTTTTCGACCCCTACGGGATTGTCGGAGCACTCACGGTACCAAAACGCCACAAAGATGATCGAGCCACGGATGAAACACGGATTGAACACGGATCGGTGTTTCATCCGTGATTCATCGGTGTTTCATCCGTGGCTGATTCTTGACTTGACGGCATGACGCGGCCGATCGAGAACCCGAACGCGAGCTGACGCCGCGGGAAATCCGCCGCTGGGCGGCGTTTTGCCGCCGCCCGACTTGGCCGCGGCCTACGGTAGAGGGTAGATTGTTTCCGGCGGGCTGTCAGGCGCCGTACCCAAAGCGAACGTGCATGCCAATTCCCTTCACCTGCCCTTACTGTGGTCATCACACCGACGTGGCCGACGAATATGCCGGTCAGTCGGGGCCCTGCGCGCAGTGCGGCAAAACGATCACCGTCCCCTTGCCGGGGCAGGTCGCTTACGGCTCCGAGTCGCCGGCGGCGCTGCCCCGCGCGACGCGTTCGCCCGGATGGGTCGCCGCCGCGCTCGGCCTGGTGGCCGTCGGTCTCTGCCTGTGTTGCGGAGGCGGGTTCTTCTTGGCAATGTTCCTGCCGGCGATTCAAACCGCACGCGAAGCCGCACGCCAAGTGCAGTGCGTCAACAATCTGCGTCAAATCGGCATCGCCATGCAAAGCTATCAGGCTGACTATGGTTGTTTCCCGCCGGCTTACGTGGCCGACAACAAGGGCCGGCCGATGCACAGTTGGCGCGTGCTGCTGCTGCCGTATCTCGACCCGCCGCTGGCCGCTCAATACCGCTACGACGAACCGTGGGACGGCCCGAACAACCGCTTGCTGCACGCCCGCACGCCCGCCGTCTATCGCTGCCCCTCCGATCCTTCGCCCGGCACTTCCGGCATCACCGACTATGTGGTGATCGTCGGGCCGGGCACCGTCTTCGAAGGCGGGAACAAGTACACCACCACGGAGGAGATTGCCGACGGCCCGTCGGGCACGCTGCTAGTCGTGGAAGTCGCCGAAACCAACATCGGCTGGCTCGAACCGCGCGATTTGCGGATCGAGCAGGTCTCGGGCGCCATCAATGCGCCCAAGGGCGACGAGGTGTCCAGCGAGCATCCGGGCGGCGCCAACGTGCTCGCGGCCGACGGCACGGTCCATTTTCTCAGCGAGGGCCGGCCTGCCCAGGACGTGCATGGCCTGGCGACCAAAGCGGGCGACGAAGCCGTGAGCCTGCCTTGATCCCTTGCAAATCGGACCAAATCGCGTATCCTGATCCTTACCACGTTCCAGTTCGAGCAGTGGTCGATGGACCAGTTTCTCAAAGGATACGATCTTAACCTGACGACGTGGGTCTATCTCTCGTCGCTGCTGACGATTGCCATCTACTTCAAGTTCAATCGCCTGTGGAGCGTGCGCAATCTCGACATGCTCGCGCTGGTGGCCATGGCGCCCGGCCTGCTGCTGATCGACATCGGCGGCAAAGAGCACCGCGACGACCTGCTGTATCGCGGCTATATCTGGCTGTTCGTGCTGGGGGCCTGTTTCCTGCTGCGCCTGGTCGCCGATTCCTGGATGGTGCGGCGGCCGCTGTTGGAACCGAACCTCACGACCGGCGGACTGACCTTCATCGGCGTGGCCCTGTTGGTCTTTCTGATGGTCAACGTGATCACCAAGTCGCCCTCGAAGAGCGACCTGGAAGGACCGCGCATGCTCGACGCGATGCTCCGCCGCGAGCGGCCCGCCGACGGCGAACAGGCGTTGGCCAAACACGGTCCGGGGTTTCCCTTGTTGTTCCTGATGCCCAGCATCACGACCAAGGCCATCTCCAAGGTCGCGCCGGCGGTTCCCGAAGAGCGCGGCCCCTACATGGTGCAGGCCGCCACCGCCCGCACCATGGCCATCTTGTCGCACATTGCCGTGGTGCTGGGCATGCTGATGATCGGCGTCTGGCACTTCGACAACATCCGCACGGGCATCGCCGCCGCCACGCTCTACTTGCTGCTGCCCTATACGGCACGCTGGACCGGTTACGTCGACCACGTCGTGCCCGCGGCACTGCTGGTCTGGGCCGTGGCGGCGTATCGCCGGCCGATGGTGTCGGGCATGCTGCTGGGGCTGGCGACGGGGGCCATTTACTATCCGCTTTTCCTGTTGCCGCTGTGGCTCGGCTTCTACTGGCAGCGGGGGCTGTTGCGGTTCAGCATCGGCTACGTGTCGATGCTTGTCGCACTGGTCGCCTGGTTGGCCTTTGCATCGAGCAACCTGGACCACTTTTTGGCCCAATTGAAAATGATGTTCGGCTGGACGAGCCTATCGTCGCCGGGCGTGGAAGGTTTTTGGCTGTTCCACGTGTCGTCGCGGCCCTGGCGCTGGCCCGTGCTGGCGGCTTACGCCATGATGTGCGCCTGGTTCGCGCTCTGGCCCAGTCCCAAGAACCTCGGCTCGCTGTTGAGTTGCTCGGCGGCGGTGATGCTGGGCACGCAGTTCTGGCTCACGAGCAGCGAAGGCGTTTACGTCGCCTGGTATTTGCCGCTGTTGTTGCTGACGATTTTCCGGCCGAATCTGGAAGACCGCGTGGCTCTGGCCACGTTGGGCGAAAATTGGCTGATTCGCCGCGGCCTCCTGCTCCGCCGTCGCGCGGCGTAGGAGGCATCCGCCTGCGAAGCGCGGTACCCACCCGTCGGCCAAGGCGCCGCCGCGGCGACCGCGCGGTTCAGGCGTGCAGCCGGTAATACTCGTCCGAGGCGAGGAAGCCGGCGATCACGTTCTCGTTGCTGAAGCCCGATTCGAAGGCCTGCACCCAACCGGCCACATCGGCCGGACTCGCCTGGCGGCGGAGATAGGCGGCGTAGTCGGCCTCGACGCGTTGCGTCTCGCGTTCGGGGCTGGCGGCGAACCCGTAGGCCGCGGCGACGCGGCTCTCGCCGGCGGCCAGCGCTTGAAGCCATTCAGCTTCGCCTGCGGCATCGGCGGAGCGGCCCAGCAGGTCTTCGTACATGGCGTCGATCCAGTCCTTGTTCGTGCCGCCGCTGTGGCTGTAGAACTCGTCGGAACCGATGAAGCCGGCCTCGAGCAGCTCATCGCTTAAGCCGGCCTGCATCAGGGCGGTCCAATGGGCCAGGCCCGAGTCGTCCGCGGCGCGTCCCAGGTATTTTTCATAGGCCGCCTCGATGACGCGCTCGTAGTATTCGGCGCTGTGCGTGAGCGCGATCGCCAAACTCGTCCGAGGCACGCCGTTGTCGAGCGAAAACGCCCAGGCGGCCAACGAGGCGGGATCGACCGGCCGACCGAGCGCGTTCTCGTAGGCGGCGGCGACGTAACTGCGGTTGGCGGCATCGATGGGATTGCCGCCTCCTCCGCCGACGCCACCGCCGGTCAGCCCATAAATCACCAGCGCGTTGCTGGTGCCGACAAAGACTTCGCCGTCGGCCACGGTGGGGACGTTGAACTTCACCGCGGTGCCCAGCGTGTCGCGTCCGCCGGGCGCCTGGTCGCTGTTGTAAAGCTCGACGCCTAGATTGGACGCCTCGTAGGCCCGCAGCTCGTTCGAGCCGCTGTCGATCATCCACACGACGCCGTTGGCGGTGCCGTTCGCCGAGATAGTCGGCGTCGCTCCCGGATAGCCGAAACTGTCGACCGACGTGGAAGAAGGCGTCGTCGAGAGCGTGCCGTTCGTCAGCGAAAACGCCTCGGCGTGTCCGCCGACGGTGGCATAGTACAGCGTGCCGTTGAAATAGGCCGGCGTGCTGTAGACATCGCCGGACAACGGGGCCGCCTCTTGCACCACCAGGTCGCCGCTGGGATTGTAGCCCGACATATCATTGGCGTTCGCCAAGTATACGGTGCCGAGCTTGTTCCCTTGCACGAGCAGGTTTGGCGCACTCGCGCTGCCGGCGGAGGAAGGTAAGAGCACGATGCCGCCCGATCCAAGATCGTGGTCGTTGTCGTCCAGAAACTGCTGATTCGAAGGCGTGAAGTAATCGACCACCTTCAGGCCGTAGCCGTTGATGTTCTGGTTGGTCGGACTGCTGCTGGGATCGTAGGCGAGCTTGACGATCGAATCGCCGTAGTCACCCTCCGCGGGAAAGCCGGCGGAGTTGAGCGTGGTGTCGAACGTGCCGTTGCCGGTGGCGACATAGAGGTTGCCTTCGGAATCGACGGTGAGCGAGTCGCCGGCCTCCCATATATCGCCGAACTCGCCGTTGGGAGTGACGTTCACCGCACCCCACAAGCTCAACGTCCGGGCATTGACGGCCAGCACCCAGCCGTGGGCAGGGGGAATGTCGGGGTGCGAAGCGAAGGCCATGAAGATATTACCGTCGACTTCGGTCAGTGCGATGCGGCCTAATTCACGCAATGCATTGAAGGTGATCTTGCCGTCGACGCTGCCCGCACCGCTGCCGTTGACCGTGGGGCCGGAGACAAACGTGTAGTTGCTGCCGCCGTCATAGATCGTGTCGGCGATGGTCAGCGGGCCGCCGAGGTTCTCGGCTCCCGTCGCCAAATTAAGTGCGTGCAGCTTGTAAACATAGTGCGTGCCGTCGGCCCGGACTTCTTTGGTGTTGGCCAGCACATAGATGCTGTTGGTGTTCGGATCGATGACCGGCGTGGCGGTGATGCCCAGCTCCGGCTGCGTGGCGGGCGAACCGGTATCCGCCGAGGGGACGCTGGTGATGCCGGGACCGAGAAAGCTGTCGTGCCAGAGCATGTCGCCGTTGCTGGCGTCGATGGCATACACGCTGTCGTGCTCGGTGGCCACATAGACCACGTTGTGCGTGCCGCCGTCGATGTTGACGTTCTCGAGGTATAACGGCTGGGCATAAATCTGGCCATCCACGGGCGTGCTGGCCAGCTTGCCGAAGCTGCCGGCGTTGACGTTGGCCGGGGTGAGCGCGGTCTCTTGCGAGTTCACGCCGCTGCTGGAAGCGTCATAGCGGTAGTTGAGCACGTTGGTCGAGAGCATGTCGCGCGGTTCGAGCGCTTCGAAGCGCCGCGCGGCCGGCCCGCGACGGAAGGGTCGAGAAACAAGGCGACGGTGCGGAATCATGCGGTTTTTCCTCCGGGTGTAGGTGCCAGTCTGATTGCGCTCCGCTTTCTTGCAAGAGAGTTGCGCGGCGTGGCGTCGGAATTGCGGGCCGGTTCGGCGGTGCAATCACCACAGCCCGCACCGATGGACCGGCGGGCCCATCGGCAGGTGCTTTGCCGTTGGGCAACGGATATATTGGACCCCATGACCGTCGATCCTGGATTTCTGAATCCGCACGGCGCGGGGCCGCTCACGCATCTCGCGCAGAGGGAACCGTCGGCCGGCGCCGTTCCGGTTCCGGCGGTGGGGATCGATCTCGGCACGACCTACTCCGCGGTTGCTTACCTCGACCCGCAAGGTCGGCCGGTATGCCTTCCCAACGTTGAAGGCGACCTGCTCACTCCCAGCGTCGTGCTGTTCGACGACGACGGCGTGGTGGTTGGCAAGCAAGCCGTGGCGGCCGCCTCGCTGGAACCGGAACGCGTGGCCGAGTCGGTCAAGCGCGAGATGGGCGGCAAGCATTACCACCGTCAGATCAACGGCCGATGGTTGCCGCCCGAAGTGATCTCCGCCTTCATTCTGCAGCGGCTGAAAGGCGACGCCGAACGTAAGCTGGGCCCGGTCCGCAAGGCGGTCATCACCGTGCCGGCCTATTTCGACGAAACGCGCCGGCGGGCGACGATGGACGCCGGCAAACTGGCCGGCCTGGAAGTGCTCGACATCATCAACGAGCCGACCGCGGCCGCGATTGTCTACGGCTATCAGGCTGGCTTTCTCGACCGATCGGGCACCGTCGCCGAGGGGAAATCGGTGCGCGTGCTCGTGTTCGACTTGGGTGGCGGCACGTTCGATGTGACGCTGGTCGAAATCGGCACGCAGTCGTTCAAGGCGCTGGCCACCGACGGCGACGTGCTGTTGGGCGGAAAGGACTGGGACGAGAAACTTGGCGAGATCGCCGCCGAACGCCTCAAGGCGCAGATCGGCGAGGACCCGCGGAACGATCCGGCGACGCGGCACGAGTTGCTTTTCGCCGCCGAGGCCGCCAAGCGCATGCTCAGCGAGCGCACCAAGGCCACGCTGGTCGTACACCACGGCGGCAAACGCCTGAAGGTCGACGTCACTCGCCAGGAATTTGAGGAGGCCACGCTGCCGTTGGTGCTCCGCACGCGGACATCGACCGAGCTCGTCGTGCTGCAAGCCGGCATGGCCTGGCAAGACATCGACCGCGTGCTGGTCGTGGGCGGTTCGACCCGCATGCCGATGATTCTGAAGGTGCTCGCCGAGCTGGCGGGCCGCGCGGTCGATCATTCCGTGGCGCCCGACGAAGCGGTGGCGCAGGGCGCGGCACTCTACGCCGACCTGCTTCTGCAAAAACAGGGTGCCGGCGGCGGGCACACGCAGTTCAGCGTGACCAACGTCAACTCGCACAGTCTGGGCGTGGTGGGCGTCGATGCCGAGAGCCGCTCGCGCGTGAACCGCGTTATCATTCCCAAGAATACGCCGCTGCCGCGCAGCAAGACCAAGCGATTCAAAACGTTCAAAGCGAACCAGGCGAACGTCAAGGTGACGGTGTTGGAAGGCGAAAGCGAAGTGCCGGACGCCTGCATCGAGGTGGGCACGTGCGTCATTCGCGACTTGCCGCCGAACTTGCCCGCCGGCTGGCCCGTGGAGGTGCGCTATTCATATCAGGAAAACGGCCGCTTGCAAGTCTCGGCGAAGCTGGTCGGACATGGAGCGCACGTAACGGCGGAGTTCATTCGCGACAACAGCCTTTCCGACGACGATCTGCTGCTCTGGGGCCAGGTGCTGGCCGACGAAGCGGCCCGCGATAAGGATCTGTAGGGAACGGGGTGCCCTCTGGGCCCCGTGGCGTTCCGCGAGGAATGAGGAACATCGTAGGGTGGGACCAGCGAGCTTGCGAGCGCCGGCCCACCATCGGCACGCCGCAATGTACAAACGATGCGCGAACTATCTCCGACGACCATGGCCAAAAAAGACGGCGATCTCCGGCTCCTCAAATCGGGCACAGTCTACGGCCCCATGAGCCGCGGCGACTTCGACCGGCTCCGCGCCGGCGGAAAGATCGGTCCGGACGACCTGGTTTCCGTGCGCGGTGGGGCGTGGACTCGGGTCGACGATTATTTCGCCGTATCGGAATCGCAAGCGGGCGCCGGGCCGCGCGGGCCAGCGCCGCTCGAATCCGCAGTGGCCGCTCGGCTGTCGCCCGACGACACCGATCCGGTGCTGCGACTGCTGACGGGCAAGCGCATCGTCAGCTCGCTTTCGCGTGCCGAGGTCAATCAGCTTCACCAATCGGGCCGCATTGACGACGACGATTTGATCTGCGCCTTGTACGGTCCCTGGATGCGCGTGGTCGACTTTTTGGCTCCGCCGCGCGCCAAACCGCCAGCCACGTTGCTTGAGGAACACCACGCGGCCAATGGCCCAACGTCAGCAACGGCCGCGACTTCATCGGCCGATGCTCAGCCGGCGCCGCCGCTCATCGCGAGACTGGTCGTCCCGGCGCCGGCGCCCGCAAGTGGAGTTCCGTCGTTCGTGCCGCCGCCGGCATCGCGTTCGTCGCTCGTTGACGTGTGGTACGTCCGCGTGCGCGGCGTTCATTCCGCGCCGCTGGGCAAGCGGCACGTCAAATCGCTCTTCGAGGCCAAAGAGATAACGCGCGACAACCTCGCTCGCCATCCCACCTGGCCCGACAACGCCTGGCTGCCCATCCACGCCATTCCGCAACTGGCCGACGCCGTAACGTAAGCGTCCCGCTTGCATCCAGGTGCGTCACCGCGAGCGGATCTTCTCCGTATACCTTGGTGAGGACGCTCTTGGCTTCGAAAAACACGGCCGTTGATGTGAACCACCCGGAGTGGGCGCGCAGCAGTTGCTCGCAGGCTGTTGCGGCCGGGTGGCCTTGCAGCAAGCTATAGACCAACACCATCGTGTCCAGTCCGCGCTCGAGCGCGGGACTAGAAGAGGAGATCATCTCCGCTCAACTCCGTAACGTCGGGTTCGGCGGCCGGATCACCCGGTCGGACCGAAAGTTTCGTGGCGAAAATATCATCCCAGCTCGCACGCGCAGGGCGAACGATGATTCCTTCAGGCGTTCGTTCCAGGCTGACCGCGCTCGAAAAGCCGAGGGCCTGCACCCAATCCGCTGGAAGTTGAATGCGGTTCCCCGGCTCCAAGGCGGTGATTTGAATTGCGCTCATTGGCACTCCTTCGACGCATCATCAATTAACTGCTCTCCGCGTCATTGTCCGCGCCGCCTGTCGCGGAATCAAGCCAGGCGTGGATTGCCGAGCAATTTCCGGGTCGCCGTTGCCGGTGCGGCGGGCTTCGAGACAACCGCAAACCCCAGTGGCGATTGCATTGCCGCCCGGCTCGCGCATAGAATGACCGGCTGGCTGTAGCCCGCTTGCTCCGCAAGCGGCTTAGTGGCCCGCTTGCTCCGCAAGCGGTTCAGTGGCCCGCTTGCTCCGCAAGCGGAAGCGCATTCGTTCAGCAGGGTCGGTTATGTCGGACTCGTTCGATCCTTATCGCGTCTGGCTGGGCATTCCGCGCGAATCGCGGCCGCCGACGCACTACGAGCTGCTGGGCATTTCGCCGAACGGGCACGAGCAAGCGGTGGTCGAAGCGGCTATCCAAGGTCTCTGGGCTTGAGTGGCACCTGACCTGGTCCTCTGACGCGCAGGACGCGCATCTGCTTGTTGGCGATAACAAAGACAGCCATTCGTAGATGGCGTCGACGTCGGCCTGGGCGCGGCGCAGCAGAAGAACCTGGAATGGCATTATTTGGCCGTAAGTCCGTGGCGGCGGCGGAACTCCCGGTCGAATTCTTGAAGTGGAATGCCCGCGTCGCCGTTCTCCATATCCGTCAGAGCCTCTTGCACGGCCAAAACGGCATCGCCCTCTTCATCCGCGGCTGGGTGCCGCGTGCGGCAGAGGTCCAAAGCCTCTTCCGGCGAGACGTCGCCGCGCCCCACGCTGAGTTGCTCCGAAATGAAGCGG
This is a stretch of genomic DNA from Pirellulales bacterium. It encodes these proteins:
- a CDS encoding DUF1501 domain-containing protein; the protein is MTAPAHRYCDGVTRRSFLRVGGLAVGGLSLVDVLRAEEASRNRQSHKAIIMVYLSGGLSHHDSFDMKPDAPAEVRGEFKPIATNVPGVEICELLPKTAAMLDKFAVVRSIVGLRDEHSSYQTLTGYLMNDARRDGRPHVGSAISRLQGSVDGTVPPFVDLFPTMQHRPYNSPGPGTLGHAFAGVRADGEDVANMKPRSVTLDQLSGRHRLLADFDRWRASVDSLEVAEMETAYQRAFDVLTSSKLVEAMDVEREEVAVRDRYGRGSSKHQGDGAPLWNDQLLMARRLVEAGVRCVTVAYGFWDTHGNNFSHLRQNLPQFDQGISALVDDLHQRGLDRDVTVLVWGEFGRTPKINKQAGRDHWPAVNGALFAGGGLRTGQAIGSTDKLGAYAARRPVHFHDVLATAYRSLGIGPHTFIKDMTDRPVPLLPSQAQPIGELFIGGA
- a CDS encoding MOSC N-terminal beta barrel domain-containing protein — protein: MFLSRINYYPFKSLDGQAVECTRLLACGALEHDRRFVIFDTAGKLINGKQTAAVHRLCCEFDPVRRSVVLRERPAGRAASFQIDRQRQELEAWLGEFFDLGGPARIEEHAQGGLPDDLAAPGPTAIAEATLYEVASWFPGMTVEEVRARFRPNLEIGGVPAFFEDQLSASADEVVDFAIGEARLSGTNPCQRCVVPSRWSLTGEVGPARDFAKTFAELRRQTLPPWADTSRFDHFYRLAVNTRSADGRACAIRVGDEVRVISRPHGVVL
- a CDS encoding DUF1559 domain-containing protein, which gives rise to MPIPFTCPYCGHHTDVADEYAGQSGPCAQCGKTITVPLPGQVAYGSESPAALPRATRSPGWVAAALGLVAVGLCLCCGGGFFLAMFLPAIQTAREAARQVQCVNNLRQIGIAMQSYQADYGCFPPAYVADNKGRPMHSWRVLLLPYLDPPLAAQYRYDEPWDGPNNRLLHARTPAVYRCPSDPSPGTSGITDYVVIVGPGTVFEGGNKYTTTEEIADGPSGTLLVVEVAETNIGWLEPRDLRIEQVSGAINAPKGDEVSSEHPGGANVLAADGTVHFLSEGRPAQDVHGLATKAGDEAVSLP
- a CDS encoding DUF4214 domain-containing protein; its protein translation is MIPHRRLVSRPFRRGPAARRFEALEPRDMLSTNVLNYRYDASSSGVNSQETALTPANVNAGSFGKLASTPVDGQIYAQPLYLENVNIDGGTHNVVYVATEHDSVYAIDASNGDMLWHDSFLGPGITSVPSADTGSPATQPELGITATPVIDPNTNSIYVLANTKEVRADGTHYVYKLHALNLATGAENLGGPLTIADTIYDGGSNYTFVSGPTVNGSGAGSVDGKITFNALRELGRIALTEVDGNIFMAFASHPDIPPAHGWVLAVNARTLSLWGAVNVTPNGEFGDIWEAGDSLTVDSEGNLYVATGNGTFDTTLNSAGFPAEGDYGDSIVKLAYDPSSSPTNQNINGYGLKVVDYFTPSNQQFLDDNDHDLGSGGIVLLPSSAGSASAPNLLVQGNKLGTVYLANANDMSGYNPSGDLVVQEAAPLSGDVYSTPAYFNGTLYYATVGGHAEAFSLTNGTLSTTPSSTSVDSFGYPGATPTISANGTANGVVWMIDSGSNELRAYEASNLGVELYNSDQAPGGRDTLGTAVKFNVPTVADGEVFVGTSNALVIYGLTGGGVGGGGGNPIDAANRSYVAAAYENALGRPVDPASLAAWAFSLDNGVPRTSLAIALTHSAEYYERVIEAAYEKYLGRAADDSGLAHWTALMQAGLSDELLEAGFIGSDEFYSHSGGTNKDWIDAMYEDLLGRSADAAGEAEWLQALAAGESRVAAAYGFAASPERETQRVEADYAAYLRRQASPADVAGWVQAFESGFSNENVIAGFLASDEYYRLHA
- a CDS encoding Hsp70 family protein; the encoded protein is MTVDPGFLNPHGAGPLTHLAQREPSAGAVPVPAVGIDLGTTYSAVAYLDPQGRPVCLPNVEGDLLTPSVVLFDDDGVVVGKQAVAAASLEPERVAESVKREMGGKHYHRQINGRWLPPEVISAFILQRLKGDAERKLGPVRKAVITVPAYFDETRRRATMDAGKLAGLEVLDIINEPTAAAIVYGYQAGFLDRSGTVAEGKSVRVLVFDLGGGTFDVTLVEIGTQSFKALATDGDVLLGGKDWDEKLGEIAAERLKAQIGEDPRNDPATRHELLFAAEAAKRMLSERTKATLVVHHGGKRLKVDVTRQEFEEATLPLVLRTRTSTELVVLQAGMAWQDIDRVLVVGGSTRMPMILKVLAELAGRAVDHSVAPDEAVAQGAALYADLLLQKQGAGGGHTQFSVTNVNSHSLGVVGVDAESRSRVNRVIIPKNTPLPRSKTKRFKTFKANQANVKVTVLEGESEVPDACIEVGTCVIRDLPPNLPAGWPVEVRYSYQENGRLQVSAKLVGHGAHVTAEFIRDNSLSDDDLLLWGQVLADEAARDKDL